The Eleginops maclovinus isolate JMC-PN-2008 ecotype Puerto Natales chromosome 6, JC_Emac_rtc_rv5, whole genome shotgun sequence DNA segment TCAAGCTTACGCACATTTTCCTCTGAAACTGCCACAGCACTGTTTGTTACATTGCTCGAAGAGAGCCAGCACAAAGCAAATACatatcttacacacacacacacacacacagtctcctaTAAGATTCACCTCCTTGTTTGcctgagagaaagaagagaattGCCAGTATTTCTTGCATCAATTCCACCAAGACAAATTCCTGTACTTGATTAATGTCTTCCTAAGTAGCGCAAGATTagatattctttttttttttacaaaagtaaTTCTGAATTCACTGCCGAAAAGTTTTGTTTCAGTGAAGTTAATTATCTGATCGCTTTGATTAATGACACAAATACAGCTTAATGCTTAACAACGACCATAtcacactgaaactgagataaCCCTGCTTCTATTCTACTCTCAATTTCCCTCTTTGACGTGTTTTCTCATCTCCTAAACACTGTCAGACGTCCCAGGCGTAATTACTCTGCTTGACTGACATGATAATGTAAAACAGCTCTTAGGTGAAACTAAAGCAGGAATTGGTCATGCATGGTCAGGCCTCCCACCAGGCACACCTTAATCAAATGTGACGGGAGTCTGAATGCTAGCCAAAATCGTTTTCGGACCCAAATAACGCACCGCTACCTGGGTTTGAAAGAAATCTACACGGTTGGGGTCATCACTCTGACGAGAGATTGATATTTCTTCATCAGCACCTCAATCTGGAGATTGTTTGCGCATTTCTCAACAGCGAGCAGGAGACTTGACAGGTCTCCATTTGCATTTGCTTAGCACTGACCTCAGCCCAGCTTCTTATCTCAGCCAGATATTTCTATCTCACACCTCTAACTGCACTGACCACTGTGAGCTCCCACTGGCAAACCTCCACTTCCCCACATTTCATACGCAAACTTGCAGGAAAACACAATTATGCATAattcaagagaaaaaaaacagctgatgcAGCTAAATAAAGTGGAAGTACAATAAATGCGGTGCGTGAACTCGCTGCGTTGAAATATCAGTATGCATACGCGTGTAAACAGTGCATGTGCCCGGGCATGAGCATGTGCATTGTGCTCACACGAGTTTATTCAGAATCGTCgaagtgtgtgggtgtgctcAAGTGAATGCAAGGGGCCTCTGAGAATGTATATTGCAAATGCAAATCAGGGAACGTCTATTAAAACTCCTTCTTGCCTGCTATTTCTTCTTACGGTTATTTGCCGAACACTTGTGCAATTAAATCCTTTACTGTAATGAGAAAATGCCAACAGCTCTCTACCTGAGTCAATCAATTATCTATGGATTGAGGGACAACCATGACGTGCCGGTTCGCCCTCGGCAAAATGTGCCCTCTAAAGGTTGAATTACCATCAGCCAGCCATCTGAGTGTTATGTAATTGGAAAAGCACATTTAACAGTGTATTCCTGTTCACTGGGAACTCACAGCAGGGATGGTATCATTACAGAGTGCTTCTCTCATCAAATCCTCTCTTACCATGCGCTCACAGTCGCGCCCAGCTCATCAAATGTTGAGCTACAGCCACTGCGAGTGTCATGTGtctttactttgtgtgtgtgtgtgtgcgcacctGTGTTGCTATTTGAGTAAGTACACGATGATTACTGCTCATCCCCATGTCGTGCGAACCTCTGACACAGATACAGTCCGCACACGTTAGAACGGCGAGACGCTAAGGCAGGGAAGATGAAAATGAGGATGCTAGTGGGACTTGTGAGTGCCTGCTAGCTGtcagggagggagaaagaggaaaatagAAGGATGTCATGGGTAAAGTAAGCTCTCCCAGCAATGACCCGgcagtatgcatgtgtgtgtgtgggactcTGCGACCTCGTGCAAGTCACACACATTCCTCAAAAACAAACGGCAGAAATTCCACTGGGGTCCTGGGAGGTGGGAGTGTCCCATGTGCTTATTAACGCCTCTGTGATTCCGTTGTCATCAtacaggaaacaacaaaaaagaatcaAGTCAACAGATAAGGGGCACCAAccggagacagaaagagagggtcGGGGAGGTCAGGGGCCCCGGGGACACGCAGCGAGATACAGAGAATAGAAAGCAGTCAGATAAAGAGGGAGAGGTGCTTACCATAGATAATGTTGCTGTGGACAGCGGCTGCGAATAGTACTGTCAATAAGCTGACACTCCATAATGCGGAGGGGGCTGATGGGAAGGCCATGGTCCGCCTGTCTCTCTGAATCCTCAGGAGGGCCGAGGAGCTCTGGATCACCTGCAGGCAGAGCAGTGGAGAGATAAGGAAAACAAGCAGGGCAAAGCCTACTGGCCACTAATTGCGTCCCCTGCCACTGGTTGGCTGCTGAATAAACGCTTGGCCCACCCGCTGCTCACGCTTTGCTCCATGGGTATTCATCGATCTGCTTGTGTCATAGCATACGGAGAGGAGATTGAGAGAGACGGGTGCAAGAGGTGGGGGGAGGTGATAGAAAGCAAACAGCAGAGaggataatatatatattattattattattattattggctGCTATCTTTTAGTTGATGATTGAATGACTggaataaatatgtaaataccGGTGCAATACATACTTCCACTTTTACTACTATCACAATACTTCAGCATGCtacacatttttgattttcaaatactgttcctttttgttttccacctGCATGTGTATTCTTGTAAATAATCATTTGTGTACTTTctatttatctttaatatttatgCATGCCTCTTAATTAATATGTTGCTATTTTTGGCTCTTCATTTTTGCTGTTATAATGTACATTCCCCCTAAATAACAAAGGGATGGTGATGGTGTTAGTGGTGTATCTGTGGTAATGAGGGGAGACAAGGAAGGGGTTGATATAACTGTGAATTCATTCACTTTAACAAGCTGTTCGCATATGGGTGGAAGGAAACGAGTGTTTTTTGGACAACCCTCTAACCGAGCTCCAACTAATTCAAGCTAATTGGACATAGCAACAAACCagtaaatgaaagaaaaaagcataaCAGCAGAGATGCACCTGTCTCCCGCTGAGAATACATGGACACCGACAGACGCGCACAATAAGAGCTCAGTtactctctccgtctctctcaaacacacacacactccctcttttcctctcacGCACATTCCTTAAAATAGCAGTGGCCCTGTTCAGAGGTAAAGCTCTCGGTCCATCTGCGAAACGCTCCCTCATTGCCAACGCGGAGAGGAAAATCGCGCAGGAGTGTGTGTAGCCTGCGGGACGGGCGGGAGGTTAGGGCGGGGATAGAGGGTGGGATGGAGGAGAGCAGGGTGTGGGTAGGGTGGGGTGGGGGCATGtgatgggatgggatgggatgggatgtGGGGATTGGGAGGGGTTGGGGTTCTGTGTTTATTGTTGCTCCAGCCCTTTTTTCCTGTTGGcgagaaatgaaaacaaaactagAACAAGTGCATCCATGGGAAATAAGCCGGACACTCTGGGCGTGATTCAGCCGATAAGACAACTAgcgatgatgatggtgatgatgatgatgaagatgatgatgataacaataataacagatCGTGGTGGCCCTGCATCGCTGCGGCGGACAACAGGAGCACCAGAGCAATGTTTCCATACACCTTCACTTGCAGGGATATCTGGTGCTGACGGGATGAGATGTAGAGACTCTGTGGCTGCTTCACAAAGCGCAGGCAGTTGTGGTTTTGCAGAGAGATGAAGCCACGGAGGAAAGGGAGACCACGCACAAAACGCATATTCAAGAGTAAATTATAAAACACGGAGGGGGGGATTATACAGCTCTCTCCCTGGGCAGGCATACTGgattacacacaaacacacagccaccTACCCAGAGTGCGAACACAGACACATTCCTGGAGACGGAAAAGCGTCAGGTGTCTCCTGTCCGCCCTGCAGACTTACAGCCTAAACCCAGAACAACAATACAAACtgcgaagaagaagaagaagaagaacaagcaATGCTCGGTAATAACCACACACACCGTTATATTCCGCCTCCGGTTCGTTGGCGCTGGTCTCAAATACGGTCCCCGGTATAAGGTCCCTCCTTTGATGCGCAGCTTGTCCGGAGCCTTCTCTCAATCTGTTTTTATCGACTTTTGTTATCTCCtgactctttgtttttcttgcttttcctcctcactgtgtgtgtgtgtgtgtgtgtgtgtgtgtgtctctctctccacGGCTGCCGTTCACTGCAGCAAAAACAGTCTGTCTGAAAGacgagagggaggggaggggacaagggagggagggagggagggagggagaaagggggggGATTTTAATACGATTTGGCCCGTACCATCGGGATAACAGGGCCAGAGCAGGGACCTGCAACAAACACGATGGAGATGGAGCAGATAGACAAGTGTGATCTCACCATAGCGAGAAATACCCATAGTGTTTCCCATAATACTCCACAGTGAGTCTGCACTGACCTTATCGCACTGTATGGTATTTTATTATCTCCTGTGGTGGCACATTACTTTAGGATTCCCCCGGGGGTAGCTCTGCTCACTTTATCTGGAGGTTTTATATGGAGTAGGTCTAGTGTCCCTCTTCACTTTTATCAAAAGTTCACGCGCACATATCTCCTTAATTACGAGGTCATCTGGAGTTGGTCGTCACAGTTCTCAGTATGCTTCTTATCATTGATATTATGGAGCTATTACGCATATCTTGGAAAAAGACCCGTTGCTGTTTCCATTATCATTTGCATTATGGTAATAATGGTATTACAAAGTCCTTGGCCTCGTGGAGTTGTTGGACTCTTCCCTTCAATACTGCTGTTCATCTGTGACtttattatgactttttatctcttATGAACTCCAACATTTGTATAATACTGCGATAACGTTTGAAGGACTGGACACATTAGCATAATCACTTTATCATCTGGTAGTCCTCTGACGTTTTATATACATCATGACCGTTTGGGATTcagaagggagggagaggaggggaggggggggggggttgttgaACTTGCCAGAGAGGATTAGAGATTAGTTTTACTGGTGGATTAGGTCCGTGTGTGGGGAGGCATGATGGGGTTAAACATGGATGGCGCACGACAGCCCAATCAGTGGTGACAAACTGAAACTAAGGGATGTGGGTttcaagaaaatacaaaataataaaagccaTGGGGAGCCGGAAGGGGGTGAGAGCAGGGGCTGTTTGAGAgatcttcaaaaaaaaaaaaaaagcagctgcTATTcccaaagagaaaaaaagggcgAGTGGTGCTCTGGGCTTCCATTATTTGGGTAATGTAAGTTTGTTCTAATGCAGAAACTAAAGTCCACCTTCAGGGGTCCTTGAATGGATTCCAGAAAGGTCCCCAGTCTGATTTcactaaattaaaaacacacaattcttATTCCGCAATTGTATCACCACGTTGTCGTTATAGTCTATAATTCAATACAAGAAAATGCATACAATAATGTTAAAGAGACACCATTTTCTGACAATCAGTCGTTTGTGTTTAAAgtccttctctccttctgtctgtaAACCAATCACGAGAGTAGTAAGGCAGCATCTGTCATACTTAAACACTTGTTATGAGGACGGAAAggatttcaatgttttgttgtttgctcTGGTTTAAATGAGTGGACAGCCCCAGGTGCTGAAACCGTGTCCATTGACTTTCACACGACGAGGCTGCacggggtgtgtgtgtcctgcgGTGCCTTTACGTGATGACTGGAGCCAATAGGACCGGAGCCAGAGCACGCAGCCTGGACAGTTACAGACTGGTAACAAAGACCGTACTGTCCCTCGTATTCAGTCTCTTTGCCCTTTGAGATGTGCATATTAAATCACTGACCTTTGAGTGCTGAAAAGCCTCAACAATTCAGGCAAGATGCACTGTTTTTGGCCTCTGCATATCTATTTATTCGTTATCTGTATTCAGAGAAGGTAGGATTCAAAAACGAGCAAACGATATTTGTTTCCATCACTCATTCAAAAAGCCAGAACACTTTCCTGATCATCTCTGCCGGGACTCGAACCCGGAGCCTCTGGATTAGAAGTCCAGCGCGCTATTCCATTGCGCCACAGAGACTGTGCCACGATTTTTTTCGATCAAAAGCGGGTTTATACTCCCCCTCCCAGCCCTGTGCAGCATCCTCAGCATCCCTCAGCATCAGGACCGCAGGACCGGTTGGAAAATATATTCCCGGCCGGTAGGGGGTGCTGCCGGCGCGCTCTCATTAAGTCTCATGCCTCATAGAGAAAGCAAAAGCCCCTGCCCTCCATCCCCCATTGCTTTCACACAGGTTATCTCATCAAAACATCATAATGGTGATATTATCAGAGCAAAACCAAAGGACGGAACATCTCACATTGTAAATGCATCAATGAGTATGAGGCGAAGTGCTCACGCCTTGCAGGGAATAGCTCCAGTGAACAGCCCATGTTTTTATTACCTCTCTTTTAAAATGGGAAATATGTCTACAGGGTTTGGTGTGAACAGACTACAGTATAAGCAAATCAATGCTTAAACCCCGCTGAGTTTGAGCAATTTTCCAGTCATTCAAAATGGGAAATTGCAATCTGATGGATCTCTAGCTCAGATGGAAATGTGCCTATAACATGGATTAGACTCAATGTAGGGAATCATCTCGATAACAAGATACGGTAACTGCACTCAGCCAAAAAGTCACAAACAGAGAGCTTTTCTGCAAGGGATGTCTTTgccaattatttaaaaaaggaaccaTGTAAATGTAGAGATGTTTGTCCAGAGCTGATCTGGCTCAGGAGAATATTGCACTTTCGAAAGGCATAAAATTAACTCGTGTTTTATTACACAGAGCTAATGTAGACAGTTTTTTCCAAGTCCTTTACATGCAATAGTTTCATCACATGGctgacaaatacatttaatctacAGCAGATTGAAAAGAAATCCAAGCATTTCCCTCCGAGCCTTCAGTAACAAATTGATAAACCAATTCTGTTGAAGTTAACCAGACTAAGTGGCCGTGTGGTTTCTCAGAGCAGGTCCTGTAAATCTAAACAGACACATTCTCAAACAAGCTGCAGGAAAACAGTATGGGTGCTGCATCCTCTCCAGAACATTTACAGTTGTTTTTTCCCTGTGTAACTTTATGCTACAGAAGTGCGGTTGGGTCTGACATCACCTCACGGCTTGCTTTTATTCACTCTGTAGGACAAAAGCGGTTGAGGTGCTGCGTAGCTCCTGTGTGGCTCAGCAGGAGGTCAGGCCTGAGGCAGGCTGCCGGTAAGGAGCCTGTTCACAAACACAGCTTCCACCACCGCGCTATCCCTCCACATATCAGCCTCTCGCTTTCCTCATGTTAAAAATGCATCCGAGCAGCTGAGGTCTGGAGAAGGTAAAATATGAATGACAGCCTGGAGTAAACAGCAGCTCTACAGATactaacacacactcctgagCACAGACAACAGGCAGACACAGTACGGAGCACAGAGGGCAAGGAAAAGTGATTAGTGACGTCCCAGCACAACGAGATCAATTACATAAGGATTAAACATGTGGAACACGTCGCAATTaggccttgttttttttacccctaGTGTAAAATAAACTGGGTCACATTTGCATGCACTTCGAACCTGGGCTGCATTTGATGAACCCAAAGCTGTTCAGAGTATGATTATTTcataacagaaaaaaagaatcacacACCACGTCTGCATACAGCATAATataatcttttatttaataatctgATGAAATGGTGCCTTCAGTAGAACAGAACATATACATAAAACTCCCCGCAGTGAATACAATCCACATCCCCTTCGACTCCCTACTCTCCTTTCTGCTCGTCTCTTCTGGTTCTCCGCTCAGAGGAGGAAAGCCACTGCCAGGGAGGTGATGATGGACAGGCCAATAACTGTGTAGCCAGTGCGGTAGACCTCTGGGATCCTGAAGCCTTTGCCCAGGTCCCACCACTgatttcaataataataataaacaaataggagtaaagagagagaaggtCATTTAGTAAAACACCATCATCTTGTACATGTTGGCAAATGTAATACTATTAAATCAGCCAaatgaaacaacaaaatatactcataaaaaggaaaaaataaaaatattataaataaataaatggtctTACCAAGTGCCGGATGCCGTTAAGGGTGTGGAACGATACTGGGAAGGAGAGACCGAACTTGGCCAACCCAATGAGATAGGGGCCGACGGAGAGCGAGTGGATCAAGTCCAGGTAGTGGGGGTAATTTCCTGGTAATACCAGCGCAGCCAAGGCAAAGGCTGAGATAGCTagacacagacagaagtaaTGAGACCACAGATCGGACAaggtgtgcatgtgaatgggtGAGAAGGATGTTGCACATGCATGCCTTATGGAGAGAAAGCGCTGAGTGAGAAATGAGCACATCAATGAACAACATCCTGATGTTGCTGGATGAGTCACCACAGCACCCAGTCATTTTGTACAAATCTCACTTACGTAAAGACCCTTTTCCCTGTTGACTAATTTAAATGAAGGCCAGTCAATGGCTCTGTATAGAAATAGGCTCCTCTGTCCATTACAATGAACT contains these protein-coding regions:
- the sdhc gene encoding succinate dehydrogenase cytochrome b560 subunit, mitochondrial, with the translated sequence MALLLRTLARQGVCLSRPHYGVLYRHAAPMGTTAKEEMNKFWAKNTKLNRPMSPHLTIYKWSVPMVMSITFRGTGVGLSGAISAFALAALVLPGNYPHYLDLIHSLSVGPYLIGLAKFGLSFPVSFHTLNGIRHLWWDLGKGFRIPEVYRTGYTVIGLSIITSLAVAFLL